TTTATAATGCCTTTCTTAGCCCATGCGCTAGGAACCTTAGTGGGTGCTTTGGTTACCGCTAAAATAGCGGTAACCTACCGCATAGAGACTGCATTGATAATTGGTGTTTTTTTCTTGATTGGCGGAGTTGCAAATACCTATATGCTCCCTTCTCCTACTTGGTTTACCATTCTAGATATTTTGGGAGCCTACATTCCAATGGCATGGCTAGGCGGTAGAATGGGGATTAAAACGCGAGGAAACTTTTAGAAAATGTTAAATTAATGTTACTTTTGCGGCAACCGCTTTGAGAAGTGGACTAAGCAAGCGTGTTTCCGTTATTGGTTTTTCTTCTCAAGTGCGACTCTTTAAATGTCAAAATTACCTCAGAAGAATCAGTTTTTAGACTTGTCTGATTATGGAAGACCATGTGCTAGAATCATTGCTCAATCTTTAAAAAAAACATCCTTTACGCCCATTCATGTAACCATTGCTTTTGTCTTCTCTGGACTTATAGCTATTGTATGTATTTTTCATCAATATTATTGGGCTACCGCGTTTTTCTTAATTCTAAAATCTATACTAGATGCTGCAGACGGCGAACTGGCGCGTATAAAAAAAACACCCTCCTATACGGGTCGCTATCTTGATTCTGTTTCAGACATTCTATTGAATCTTTTATTAATGGGTACCATCTGGTACGTAACAGATGGGTCACTAGGCTATGCTTTTTTAGCATTTATAGGGATTCAGCTCCAAGGAACTTTATACAATTACTATTATGTAATCTTAAGAAATAAACACAACGGTGATACCACAAGTCGTATTTTTGAAGACAGCACTCCTATAGCTCTAGCAGGTGAAAAACAAAAAAATGTAAACATCTTATTTTTCATGTATAAGATGCTGTATGGTACTTTTGATAAGATTATTTACAGGATGGATAAAGATGCCGTTAAAAGTAGCAAACTCCCTAATTGGTTAATGACGGCTGTTTCTACTTTTGGTCTCGGCTTTCAATTGCTGCTCATTGCTTTAATGCTAGTGTTTGGCTTGAAACATTATATCGTTCCGTTCTTTATAGGCTTCTCTTTTTTTATTCTTATTTTTATAGGGATTAGAAGGTTTGTAAATCGGTAACTACTATGCACAATCAAGAAGAATCATACTGGACTACACGTTACAAAGAACATAGCACGGGTTGGGATATTGGCTATCCCGCTACACCTATTAAAACCTATATTGACCAACTTGAAGATAAAAGCATTAAGCTCTTAATTCCTGGCGCAGGTAATGGATATGAAGCAGAGTATCTGCTTAAAAAAGGCTTTACAAATGTTCATATCCTAGACATATCCGAAATTCCCTTGCAAGAATTTAAAAAAAGGAATCCGACTTTTCCAGATACGCATGTACACCATGCTAATTTTTTTGAATTGGAGGGGCAA
This genomic stretch from Cellulophaga algicola DSM 14237 harbors:
- a CDS encoding CDP-alcohol phosphatidyltransferase family protein — its product is MSKLPQKNQFLDLSDYGRPCARIIAQSLKKTSFTPIHVTIAFVFSGLIAIVCIFHQYYWATAFFLILKSILDAADGELARIKKTPSYTGRYLDSVSDILLNLLLMGTIWYVTDGSLGYAFLAFIGIQLQGTLYNYYYVILRNKHNGDTTSRIFEDSTPIALAGEKQKNVNILFFMYKMLYGTFDKIIYRMDKDAVKSSKLPNWLMTAVSTFGLGFQLLLIALMLVFGLKHYIVPFFIGFSFFILIFIGIRRFVNR
- a CDS encoding methyltransferase, which encodes MHNQEESYWTTRYKEHSTGWDIGYPATPIKTYIDQLEDKSIKLLIPGAGNGYEAEYLLKKGFTNVHILDISEIPLQEFKKRNPTFPDTHVHHANFFELEGQFDLIIEQTFFCSFVPTVENRAAYAKQMAALLKEKGKLVGLWFSIPLTDDLEKRPFGGDKTSYLNYLNPYFTSKTFEPCYNSIPPRQGNELFGIFIKK